The Prochlorococcus sp. MIT 1300 genome has a window encoding:
- a CDS encoding DUF1824 family protein, translated as MSQHDIQSLRDLNELRTAPVLKKQQKEKLLKELQMEMAKAEWFTLGIMAPSANQSLMTIRQIERILVWPPMELVEAPEEEGPVFLKANQSSGEIRIRHEEGLGEGILISSHHTDPTEPTFTWGPLPLDLFNS; from the coding sequence ATGAGCCAGCACGATATACAATCTCTTCGAGATCTAAATGAACTCAGAACGGCCCCGGTTTTGAAGAAGCAGCAGAAAGAAAAATTACTAAAAGAGCTTCAAATGGAAATGGCAAAAGCAGAATGGTTCACATTAGGGATTATGGCACCATCAGCAAATCAGTCATTAATGACCATTAGACAAATTGAAAGAATCCTTGTATGGCCTCCTATGGAATTAGTAGAAGCTCCAGAGGAAGAAGGTCCAGTATTCTTGAAAGCCAATCAATCCAGCGGTGAAATTCGCATTCGTCATGAAGAAGGATTAGGAGAAGGTATTTTAATTAGTAGTCACCATACAGACCCAACTGAGCCAACCTTCACCTGGGGACCTCTACCATTAGACCTCTTCAACAGCTAA